The following nucleotide sequence is from Lentimicrobiaceae bacterium.
TGATGGCATTTATATCTTAAAACAATAGTACACCTAATTTATTAACCTAAATTATTTTATATGAGCTAACAATTCTGCTTTGTTATTAAAAAACCGATGGATGCGCTAACATCCACCGGTACAAGAAAAAGATTAAATCGAGTTAACAATTTTAATCATTACAAATTTATGAAAAAAAAATGTATCAAAGGAGGTGGCTATTTAAGTCATTTGCGAGGTTTATTATTAATCATGAAACTAACTATTATTTTGATTTTTTCGGGATTGATAACTGTTTCAGCATCAATTTATTCCCAGACTAAGAAACTAACGTTGGATTTGAACGATGTTTCAATCCTGAATGTATTAAAACAAATAGAGAAAAGTAGTGAATTTGTGTTTATTTACAAAAATGATGTGATCGACCTGAATAAGAAGGTCAATGTGAAGGTTGAAGGATCAACTATAGATGAGATTCTGAACGAAATATTTAAAGGTTCAGCCATCAAATATGAGATCATCAACAAGCAGATCATACTTACCCCTGAGAATCTCATTCCTTCAAAGGTTCCGAAATCTTTACAGGAAACGCCACAAAAAAAACCTGTCAACGGTAAAGTAACCGATGCCAAAGGAGATCCTATCCCCGGCACTTCAGTCATTGTAAAAGGTACTACAATTGGTTCGATAACCAATTCCAACGGAGAGTTTGAGTTCGATGTACCGATTGATTCCAGGATTCTTTCCTTTTCATTTGTGGGCTACAAACCTCTGGAAATCCCGATTGGCAATAAAACAACATTTAGTGTCATTATGGAAGAACAGATAATGGGTATTGAAGAAGTTGTAGCTGTTGGTTACGGTACAATGAAGAAGTTAACGATGACGGGAGCCATCAGTAAACTAAAGGGAGAATCGCTCCTTACTTCTCCGGTTTCCAACATTACAAATAGTATGCAAGGGAAAGTGACCGGAGTAACCTCTATTCAGACGAATGGACAACCCGGTTTGCAAACTGCCGATATCTTCATTCGTGGCCGCGCAACATTCGGCGATGCTTCAGCCATCGTGATTGTTGATGGAGTAGAGCGTCCTGATTTCGGATCGATGGATCCAAACGAGATTGAATCGATGACCGTATTGAAAGATGCTTCCTCTATTGCCATCTTTGGTATTCGCGGCGCAAACGGAGTAGTGGTTATTACTACGAAACAAGGCAAAGAGATGAAACCCAAGGTTAGTTATTCGGGTAATGTGGCTGCGAACTTGTACATTGATTTCCCCGAGCGGTTAGACGCCTATGAAACTGCAAAGTTACAGAATGTTGGCGCTCACAACAGCGGTAAAAGTACAGGGTGGAATTTCTACTGGTCAGATGCGGAACTGGAGCACTTTAAAAAACAGGATCTGCCTTACCAATATGCTGATGTGGACTGGATGAAAACGATTATCCGAAAATATAATATGCAAACCCAGCACAACATCAATGTGCAGGGTGGCACAAAGAAAGTAAAATATTATGTCTCTGCCGGATACATGTATACGGACGGCATTTTAAAAGAATTCCCTTCCACTTTGGGTTATAAAACCACAGACAGTTATAAGAAATATAACTTTCGTTCCAATCTGGATTACAATGTTACCAAGGACCTCCGTATCAGTTTGAAAGTGGGTGGTACAATGGAAAATATCTATCAACCCCATACAGGACCAAGCCTTGGTTATCTGTTCTATCAAGCGTTGAATATACCAAGTAACCGGTCTTCAGTTTACACACCGGATGGTCATTATGCAGTAGGGCTGTATACTCCGACCAGCGTTTATAATAATCCTGTCGCCGAAATAGCTCAAACAGGCTATAGCGATGCGCAAAGGAACAAATTAGAGACAAGCCTTGATATAGATCTAAAAATGGACTGGTTGACTAAAGGACTTAGCTTCAAGACCCTGCTATCTTATGATAACTCCATGAACTCCACTATAATGCAAAATGCAGCCTATGCCGCTTTCTATGTTGACAGAGTAACTGGAGTGGTGTATAAATCACCCAAAACCACTTATTTGGATGATACGGGCTTGAGCGCAGTAGTTGTAAATTCTGTGTGGGGTGGAAATGGTGCATTAGCATATAACCTGCAAAGCGGTTTTGACTATTCGAGAGAATTTGGCAAACATAACCTCTCAGGATTGGCCCGTTTCACCCGCCGGTGGACTGCGAACGCTTCCGCCGATGCGCCTTATGTTTATCAGGGAGTAGTTTCCCGTCTTACCTATAACTACGACAACAAATATTTACTGGAAGGAAGTGTTGCCTACAATGGTTCCGAAAACTTCCCGAAAGGCAAGCGTTACGGTATCTTTCCCTCCGGTTCGGTTGGCTATATTCTCTCCAACGAAAGCTTTTTTAAGGAGAATGTTTCCTATATGAACTTTCTGAAAATAAGAGGCTCTCTGGGTTTGGTCGGTAACGACAAATTAGCTGGTGGAGGTGGACGTTACCTTTATTTGGATGAATATGCTGTAGCGACAGGTACAGTAAACTGGGATAGGACTGGCGATTCACATCCGGGGAATCCTCACTATTTCGGACAACCCAATGCCCCTTCCAAATACGAAGTGTTGACACACAGTCGTATAGGCAACCCCACAATCACATGGGAAAAAGGATTAAAAGCCGACGTTGGTATTGAGACGGGTTTTTTTAAAGATAAAATCAAATTAACCGCTGATTACTTCTACGAAAAACGCAGCGATATTTTAATGACTCGCAGAACTTCTTTAACCTCGTATGGAGAGGATTATCCAAAAGTAAACAGGGGGATTGTTCAAAACCAAGGTTACGAGATTGAACTGAATATGCGAGATAAGTTTGGAGAATTCACCCTGGGCCTGACGGCTTCAATATCGCACCAGGCCAACAAGGTACTTGAGGCTGATGATCCGGGAAACGTTCCCGATTACCAAAAAGTGGCCGGTAAAAGGGTGGGCCAGTATATGGGATACTCCACCGCTGGTTTCTACAATTCACAACAGGAAATAGACGACAGTAATAACGGGGTAGCGGGCGCCTGGCCCAAAAACACACTGTCAAATGTAGTTCCGGGCGATCTGAAGTTTGTCGATTACAATCATGATGGAGTTATCAACTCGTTGGATAAACACCCCATTCTGACCAGTAACCTGCCCGAATACAACTATAGTTTCACCCCCACAATTTCATATAAGAATTTCACCCTTCTGCTAATGTTCCAGGGAACAATGAAGTCGATGAGTGATTACCTGTTGACCTACAACTACTTTGGTTATATGAAGGATTCGTGGACACCCGAAAACGTTGCAGCCGGTAAAAAGATCATCTGGCCAGCGATGCGTGACGACTGGAATGGTCCAGGTATTGACCCGGCTTATGCCAATGACTTCGTGATTAAATCGAACGCTTACCTGAAACTTCGCAATGTGGAATTTTCGTATCAGGTACCTGCCGAATTTGCAAAAAAGCTCTCCATGAGCTCGGTCCGTCTCTACATTTCAGGACAGAATTTAGCTACCTGGAGTCGTTTTAAGGATTTTTACCATGTAGATCCCGAGGTCTATATCGGTGGCACTAGCGGTCTTAATGCTTATAAAAGGGAGTATGCCTATCCATTGGCAAGAACCATCAATTTCGGTGTAAGTGTTCAGTTTTAATCATTAAAGAATATGTATATGAAAAATATAATTTTGTTTTTGGGGGTTATTGCCTCTTTATTCTGCACCACCTCGTGTAAAAAAGATTTTTTGCAGCGCGACATGGGGGTAGCCATTGACCTGGAAAAGGTCTTTTCCGATCCTGTATTGGCCGCTAAGTTAGGGGATGATTCTTACAACTACCTTTGGGACGATTTTTGTACGATTAGTGTAAACCCTCCGGGAAATACTGTCGTATCAGGCGCCGTTCGTGTCAACTGGTATTTTTCTGGCGAATGTCTGGAAAAAGGAAATAACCAGATGCAAGAATTGTACATCCAAAGAGGAATCTATTTGGAAGACAACACATTGGCTCTGACTGGCAATGAGAAGTATTCAGAAATTTCCGGAAGCTGGCAGCGTGCATACCAGGGGATCCGCAATACTTCGAAAATGTTGGAAAATATGGATAAAGTACCCTGGACATCTGATCAATCACCCGACCGCATCAAGGGGGAGCAATACTTTATCCGCGCCTTCATGTATTTTGAGCTGATCAAGCGGTTTGGCGGTGTTATCATTATCCCAAAGATGCTAAACGCCGAGGACAATGCTGACCTGCCACGCAATACTTACCAGGAATGTGTAGACTATATCATCGCCGAATTGGCCAAGGCAGAACCACTGTTGCCGCTGGACTACGATACCAATGCCTATGGGCGCGTTACCAAAGGGGCGGTAAAGGCATTGCGCTCGCGCGTATTACTTTATGCCGCCAGTTTTCGCGATAATCCTACAGGCGACAAAGCTAAATGGGCAACAGCAGCGGCAGCAGCAAAGGATATGATCGACAATATGAAAGACCGCTATCCATTAGAGTCAACCTATACCAATATCTTGAAGTATACTTTAAAAAATGAATTTATCTTGTGTATGCCCAAAGCTCAAAGAGGCAGCGATGACCTTGCGTGGGTTGTAATCCCAAATACCTCCGGAAGGGCAGGTTCATATGGTAACGCAATACCAACTCAAAAACATGTAAACATGTATGAGATGGCCAACGGCAAACCCATCACTGATCCCACTTCGGGTTATGATCCTCAGAATCCCTATGTTGGAAGAGATCCCCGTTTCTATGAAAATATCCTTTATAACGGAGCTCCCTGGGGAAGCAGGGCTATTGAAACCTGGAAATCGGTTGATGGTTCTGTATGGGGACTCGACTTGTCTCAAGGGTATGCTTTTGCGGGTTCCTATTTTGTAAGAAAGGTGTGGCCGGTTGAAAGACAATTGGGTGGAAGCAACCAGTATGTTCATTTTCCTATTTTCCGAATGGCAGAAATCTGGTTAAACTATGCCGAAGCACAAAACGAAGCGGTCGGACCGGATGCATCTGTCTATGATGCAGTAAATCAGATTCGCCGCAGGGCTAAGAGTGCAGCAGGGGTTGCTATGCCAGATCTTCCTGCCGGGCTTACACAAGTTCAAATGCGTCAACGCATTCGCAATGAACGGGCGGTGGAGCTGGCATTCGAAAACAGCAGCTGGTTCGATATCATGCGCTGGGGAATTGGTAAAGACATCCTCAACGGTCCCGAGAGACAAATGAAAATCACCAAAAATGCGAATGGAACATTCAGTTATGAAGAATATGATTTGCCGGCAGGATTCACCCGTGTTTTTGTCGAAAAGCAAAACTATTATCCGATTCCTCTGGGTGAGGTTCAAAAAAGCAGAGGGATTTTGAAGCAAAATCCGGGTTGGGGGATATAATAATTCCGACAAATGTGGAGAAATAATTATTAAAACGAAACCATATGAATGTAAAACTATATATATATGCCATATTACTACTTGCGGAAGGAATGATCTATTCGGGATCCCTAAAAGCGCAAGAGAAGGCTGCTACGGCAATAATTACCGGTGTTGTAGTTGACAGGAAGAATCAACCTGTTGCCGATGTTAAAGTAAGTATTCAGGAAAACAGAGGTGAAGTTTTCACAGGCAAAAACGGACAATTTGAGATAAACAGCAAAAACCTCAACGATCTTCTTGTGTTTGAAAAACAGGGTTATGCGCGTGTGGAAGTGATTGCAATGGATGTAAAATCCAAAGTCACACTCGAAACTACACCCATAGAAATGGGTGTTGACGACGATGTAAATATTCCTTTCGGAATTCGCAAAAAACGTGAAATCACGGGTGCCATCAGTACGCTGGACATGGATCAGATGCCGCATAACCTCACAGGTTCGATTTCGAACTACCTGCCTGGTCGAATACCGGGGCTGTTTGTTTCAGCTCCGGGTAGTGTACCTGGCAATAATGATGGTCCTCTCTTATCGCGTGGACTGGATGCCTATCCTGTTTATGGGGGCACTCATGTTACCACCCCATTATTAATTTTAGATGGTGCCGAACGGCCATTTACAGAGTTGGATGCGCAAGAGATAGAGTCGATTACAGTGCTGAAAGATGCGGCCGCAACAGCCTGGTATGGCGTACGCGGAGGCAACGGGGTAATTCTGGTCACAACAAAGCGCGGAAATGCCAATAAATCTGAAATTTCTTTCGATGCCTCCAATATCTGGAAGGTACCCGAATCAATGCCGAGAGTGGTGGATTCCTATTCAATGGCTACGCTGATCAACCAGGCATTGGCCAATGAGGGGGCAGCGCCACGGTTTTCCCAGGTACAATTGGATGGCTATAATGCGGGTACTGACCCATATCTTTATCCCAACAACAACCTGCCCAATCAACTTCTGAAAAACGCAACGCTCAGCCAACGTTTTGTATTGAACGCATCAGGGGGGAATAAAATAGCCAAATACTTCGTGTTGGGCAGTTATTACAATCAGGGCGGATTATTTGCCGGCACCCAACAGAAGGAGTTTGATTCCAACATGAATTACAAGCGTTACAATCTTCGAAGCAATGTTAATGTAAACGTAACCAAAGACCTGGATGTGGGCATGGACATTAGCCTCCGCCACGAAGACTTGCATCAACCGGGGGCAGGATGGTCAACAGTTTACAACAATATCATGGAGACCCCGGCTTTTGCCTATCCGCTGATCAACCCCGACGGATCATACGGAGGCAGTAGTACCTTCCAGCAAAATCCATTGGCACAGTTACAAAAAACTGGTTTTCAGTCAACCGTAACCCGAAATTTGTCATTTAACTTTTCGGCCAAATATAAAATGGAGGCTATTTTAAAAGGCCTGTCAGCCAACGCCTATTCTTCATACTACATATATCAGGATTTCACATCAGGTCAAACACAGAACTTTCAGGTATACTCCTACGATCCTACCCAACCAGCAGAAGCGCAATATAAGCGCTATGGCGTAGAGTCGCGTTTGGCCTATCGGACTGGCACATTGGCCAATTATACCCGTAATGTTGAATTTTGGGGAGGGTTTGACTACGATCGCAATTT
It contains:
- a CDS encoding TonB-dependent receptor, whose product is MKKKCIKGGGYLSHLRGLLLIMKLTIILIFSGLITVSASIYSQTKKLTLDLNDVSILNVLKQIEKSSEFVFIYKNDVIDLNKKVNVKVEGSTIDEILNEIFKGSAIKYEIINKQIILTPENLIPSKVPKSLQETPQKKPVNGKVTDAKGDPIPGTSVIVKGTTIGSITNSNGEFEFDVPIDSRILSFSFVGYKPLEIPIGNKTTFSVIMEEQIMGIEEVVAVGYGTMKKLTMTGAISKLKGESLLTSPVSNITNSMQGKVTGVTSIQTNGQPGLQTADIFIRGRATFGDASAIVIVDGVERPDFGSMDPNEIESMTVLKDASSIAIFGIRGANGVVVITTKQGKEMKPKVSYSGNVAANLYIDFPERLDAYETAKLQNVGAHNSGKSTGWNFYWSDAELEHFKKQDLPYQYADVDWMKTIIRKYNMQTQHNINVQGGTKKVKYYVSAGYMYTDGILKEFPSTLGYKTTDSYKKYNFRSNLDYNVTKDLRISLKVGGTMENIYQPHTGPSLGYLFYQALNIPSNRSSVYTPDGHYAVGLYTPTSVYNNPVAEIAQTGYSDAQRNKLETSLDIDLKMDWLTKGLSFKTLLSYDNSMNSTIMQNAAYAAFYVDRVTGVVYKSPKTTYLDDTGLSAVVVNSVWGGNGALAYNLQSGFDYSREFGKHNLSGLARFTRRWTANASADAPYVYQGVVSRLTYNYDNKYLLEGSVAYNGSENFPKGKRYGIFPSGSVGYILSNESFFKENVSYMNFLKIRGSLGLVGNDKLAGGGGRYLYLDEYAVATGTVNWDRTGDSHPGNPHYFGQPNAPSKYEVLTHSRIGNPTITWEKGLKADVGIETGFFKDKIKLTADYFYEKRSDILMTRRTSLTSYGEDYPKVNRGIVQNQGYEIELNMRDKFGEFTLGLTASISHQANKVLEADDPGNVPDYQKVAGKRVGQYMGYSTAGFYNSQQEIDDSNNGVAGAWPKNTLSNVVPGDLKFVDYNHDGVINSLDKHPILTSNLPEYNYSFTPTISYKNFTLLLMFQGTMKSMSDYLLTYNYFGYMKDSWTPENVAAGKKIIWPAMRDDWNGPGIDPAYANDFVIKSNAYLKLRNVEFSYQVPAEFAKKLSMSSVRLYISGQNLATWSRFKDFYHVDPEVYIGGTSGLNAYKREYAYPLARTINFGVSVQF
- a CDS encoding RagB/SusD family nutrient uptake outer membrane protein, whose translation is MKNIILFLGVIASLFCTTSCKKDFLQRDMGVAIDLEKVFSDPVLAAKLGDDSYNYLWDDFCTISVNPPGNTVVSGAVRVNWYFSGECLEKGNNQMQELYIQRGIYLEDNTLALTGNEKYSEISGSWQRAYQGIRNTSKMLENMDKVPWTSDQSPDRIKGEQYFIRAFMYFELIKRFGGVIIIPKMLNAEDNADLPRNTYQECVDYIIAELAKAEPLLPLDYDTNAYGRVTKGAVKALRSRVLLYAASFRDNPTGDKAKWATAAAAAKDMIDNMKDRYPLESTYTNILKYTLKNEFILCMPKAQRGSDDLAWVVIPNTSGRAGSYGNAIPTQKHVNMYEMANGKPITDPTSGYDPQNPYVGRDPRFYENILYNGAPWGSRAIETWKSVDGSVWGLDLSQGYAFAGSYFVRKVWPVERQLGGSNQYVHFPIFRMAEIWLNYAEAQNEAVGPDASVYDAVNQIRRRAKSAAGVAMPDLPAGLTQVQMRQRIRNERAVELAFENSSWFDIMRWGIGKDILNGPERQMKITKNANGTFSYEEYDLPAGFTRVFVEKQNYYPIPLGEVQKSRGILKQNPGWGI
- a CDS encoding SusC/RagA family TonB-linked outer membrane protein; amino-acid sequence: MNVKLYIYAILLLAEGMIYSGSLKAQEKAATAIITGVVVDRKNQPVADVKVSIQENRGEVFTGKNGQFEINSKNLNDLLVFEKQGYARVEVIAMDVKSKVTLETTPIEMGVDDDVNIPFGIRKKREITGAISTLDMDQMPHNLTGSISNYLPGRIPGLFVSAPGSVPGNNDGPLLSRGLDAYPVYGGTHVTTPLLILDGAERPFTELDAQEIESITVLKDAAATAWYGVRGGNGVILVTTKRGNANKSEISFDASNIWKVPESMPRVVDSYSMATLINQALANEGAAPRFSQVQLDGYNAGTDPYLYPNNNLPNQLLKNATLSQRFVLNASGGNKIAKYFVLGSYYNQGGLFAGTQQKEFDSNMNYKRYNLRSNVNVNVTKDLDVGMDISLRHEDLHQPGAGWSTVYNNIMETPAFAYPLINPDGSYGGSSTFQQNPLAQLQKTGFQSTVTRNLSFNFSAKYKMEAILKGLSANAYSSYYIYQDFTSGQTQNFQVYSYDPTQPAEAQYKRYGVESRLAYRTGTLANYTRNVEFWGGFDYDRNFGDHKLNLSTKYQQGMRSIPLTFPIKFQGVSLRASYGYKNKYLAEFVSSYNGTEAFMKGKRFGFFPAVSAGWVLSEEDFLKGSSSINYLKLRASVGTVGYKGMDEFLTSDRLFPYEDRYFAYGGGFPFGTGFTAAPRTPALSYPNKNITWEKVQRKNVGIDMHLLNCSLAITADVFQEDRTQILTGSLLPAIIGRSPFPMNDGAAQYKGAEGSVNYSKKVGDVSLSVYGNYTFSKNKVIAMNEDAGIPDYQKQVGRSLNAVYQYQALGLFQSAEEIKNSPKQQFGLYVVPGDIKYRDINDDGNINSLDAVRSDDMLNFPTSFIGFGGSLKYAGFDFSFHFYGIMGGTESTAGIINRGNNSNGYITQYSSEAWTTSNTNARFPRLSISERANNTQASTFWRRSSDELTLKNVELGYTLPIAVSKAVHLNSCRFYLSGMDLLRFDHRDGIYSSGIGDLPWMQSYSMGVNIKF